Proteins from a genomic interval of Paenibacillus sp. FSL R5-0623:
- a CDS encoding DUF3600 domain-containing protein — MKLDEQLRTAYQEETQDWSVPARIKHKMMDGIRNDSHIRRNRKKWLVTGILAAVLIIPTGAYAGYTYLADGIYGSQENIAAMGGTAEDYMRLEAKLQTAKAHFSEEEFVQYMDLLKQLGQMAVKYPDSQGNMHPEQWNTVEQERYNLLVAELEPFFEKLEAVGGGSSTQLMDEEQFWKEQLEQAEKTFTKEQYREFKSVYEQMKKYKVMVMDKDGSIHEERLSAEQKDDLRQLERRLIPYLKRLGLDVR; from the coding sequence ATGAAACTCGATGAACAGTTGCGAACAGCCTACCAGGAAGAGACCCAAGACTGGTCCGTTCCTGCGAGAATTAAACATAAAATGATGGATGGTATTCGAAATGATTCACACATCAGAAGAAATCGAAAAAAATGGCTGGTCACGGGGATCTTGGCTGCTGTACTCATTATTCCCACCGGAGCCTACGCAGGGTACACCTATCTCGCAGACGGAATATATGGTTCACAGGAGAATATCGCTGCTATGGGGGGAACAGCTGAGGATTATATGAGGTTGGAAGCAAAGCTGCAGACGGCCAAGGCCCATTTCAGTGAAGAAGAATTTGTTCAATATATGGACTTGCTGAAGCAATTAGGGCAAATGGCCGTGAAGTATCCCGATTCTCAGGGCAATATGCATCCAGAGCAGTGGAATACAGTGGAGCAGGAACGATATAACCTTCTTGTAGCTGAGCTGGAACCGTTTTTTGAGAAGCTAGAAGCTGTGGGTGGAGGATCCTCCACCCAACTGATGGACGAGGAGCAATTTTGGAAGGAACAGTTGGAACAGGCAGAGAAAACATTTACCAAGGAACAATATCGTGAGTTCAAGTCTGTCTACGAACAAATGAAAAAATACAAAGTTATGGTGATGGACAAGGATGGAAGTATCCATGAGGAACGCTTGTCAGCGGAACAGAAGGATGATTTAAGGCAGCTAGAGAGACGCCTAATTCCCTATTTGAAACGGTTGGGGCTTGATGTGCGGTGA
- a CDS encoding sigma-70 family RNA polymerase sigma factor has protein sequence MSEQDEYIELVTLIRAGHEEAYGELYEKTVTRIYQTVRFLIKDKSDAEDVVQEIYIQAYRSLERYDAERAFRPWLMGVTMRQVQSYRRKRLMQFRFSKRIEKSVVGMEYDFSTDLINKLANRLLLEQVRRLPYKLQQVVTLHYLNEYTQEEIADILAIPLGTVKSRIHAALAKLRQKEKMNPRLRGKVEDLHETR, from the coding sequence ATGAGTGAGCAAGATGAGTACATAGAACTTGTAACGTTAATACGGGCGGGGCATGAAGAAGCATATGGAGAATTATATGAGAAAACAGTGACGAGGATATATCAAACTGTACGATTTCTCATCAAGGACAAGTCTGACGCGGAGGATGTGGTACAGGAGATTTACATTCAGGCGTATCGGTCATTAGAGCGATATGATGCGGAGCGTGCTTTTCGTCCCTGGTTGATGGGGGTGACGATGCGACAGGTTCAGAGTTATCGACGCAAAAGGTTGATGCAGTTTCGGTTTAGCAAGCGGATCGAAAAATCTGTAGTTGGTATGGAATATGATTTTTCCACTGATTTGATCAACAAACTGGCCAATCGTCTTCTGCTGGAACAGGTGCGCCGTTTACCGTACAAGCTGCAGCAGGTGGTCACACTTCATTATTTGAATGAATATACGCAAGAGGAGATTGCTGACATATTGGCGATTCCGCTCGGAACCGTAAAATCGCGCATACATGCGGCGCTGGCGAAGTTGAGACAAAAAGAGAAGATGAATCCAAGATTGCGGGGAAAGGTGGAGGATCTGCATGAAACTCGATGA
- a CDS encoding DedA family protein, whose translation MISNTILELLHQYGYLIFYFAFSLGPFGIPIPNEITIISGAILSHTGVINSWITYFCILSGLLTAITFAYFAGKLFGPKIKHRFQHHKHFVKAELILNKSGNWAMCIGLFIPIVRYVLPLVIGLSGVQYRKFALISYSSALLWTLTYFTAGIYFGGPILSTLQLFHF comes from the coding sequence ATGATCAGCAATACGATCTTAGAGCTACTTCATCAGTATGGTTATCTGATTTTTTATTTTGCCTTCTCATTAGGACCTTTCGGGATTCCAATTCCAAATGAAATCACGATTATCAGCGGTGCCATTTTGAGTCACACAGGAGTTATCAATTCATGGATCACATACTTCTGTATTTTATCAGGGCTATTAACGGCCATTACCTTTGCTTATTTTGCAGGGAAGTTATTTGGACCCAAGATAAAACACAGATTTCAACATCATAAACACTTCGTTAAAGCAGAACTGATTTTGAATAAGAGTGGCAATTGGGCGATGTGCATCGGTTTGTTCATTCCAATCGTGCGATATGTTCTCCCTTTGGTCATTGGACTGAGCGGGGTGCAGTATAGAAAATTTGCTCTTATCTCCTATTCCAGTGCTTTGTTATGGACCTTAACGTATTTTACAGCGGGAATCTACTTCGGTGGTCCCATCCTATCTACGCTTCAATTATTCCATTTCTAA
- a CDS encoding methyltransferase domain-containing protein has protein sequence MNSNEPVLFLKSFLQSPKHVGSIIPSSRFLASKMVKQASWLEAKAVAELGSGTGPITRYIHQQVQDSTKVLLFEMNETMRNTLKTAYPEFSCYPDAARLVESMNQEGVLQLDYIFSGLPFFNFEPELRNTLVDQIHKALKPGGLFIAFQYSLQMKKTLSEYFIIEKLEFVPLNVPPAFVYVCRKKETI, from the coding sequence ATGAATTCCAATGAACCTGTACTATTTTTGAAAAGTTTTCTGCAAAGCCCTAAACATGTCGGCAGTATCATACCCAGTTCCCGGTTTCTCGCCAGCAAAATGGTGAAGCAAGCCTCTTGGTTAGAGGCAAAAGCAGTCGCCGAGCTTGGATCGGGTACAGGTCCTATCACTCGCTATATTCATCAACAAGTACAGGATTCCACCAAAGTCCTATTGTTTGAGATGAACGAAACGATGAGGAATACTCTTAAGACGGCATACCCGGAGTTCTCCTGTTATCCAGACGCCGCTCGATTGGTAGAATCTATGAATCAAGAGGGTGTTCTGCAACTGGATTACATTTTTAGCGGGTTACCCTTCTTCAACTTTGAGCCTGAATTAAGAAATACGTTGGTGGATCAGATTCATAAAGCACTTAAACCTGGAGGGTTATTCATCGCCTTTCAATATTCACTTCAAATGAAAAAAACATTATCCGAATACTTTATTATCGAAAAATTAGAATTCGTGCCTTTGAATGTCCCTCCTGCGTTCGTTTATGTCTGTCGCAAAAAGGAAACAATTTAA
- a CDS encoding response regulator transcription factor — protein sequence MSTILVVDDEPDIRDVIHVYLRNEGYQVIEAANGEEALTIINTTSVQLVILDVMMPIMDGIKACFKIREVSTTPIIMLSAKEEDIDKITGLTTGADDYMVKPFNPLELLARVKAQLRRQTLIGKPESNSLILIKDLVIDTSKHSVKLKDNDISLTPLEFSILVLLASHPGQVFSSEKIYETVWKEPYGYSDNTVMVHIRNLREKLEMNPREPQYIKTVWGVGYKID from the coding sequence ATGAGTACCATTCTTGTTGTTGATGATGAACCCGATATCCGTGATGTCATTCATGTCTATTTACGTAACGAAGGATATCAGGTCATTGAAGCAGCCAATGGTGAAGAAGCGCTAACTATTATCAATACAACATCGGTCCAACTCGTCATATTGGATGTCATGATGCCCATTATGGACGGCATCAAAGCCTGCTTTAAAATAAGAGAAGTATCGACCACTCCCATTATTATGTTATCCGCCAAGGAAGAAGACATTGATAAAATTACAGGCCTGACTACCGGGGCCGACGATTACATGGTCAAACCGTTTAACCCGTTAGAATTACTGGCTCGCGTTAAAGCTCAGTTACGACGTCAAACACTGATCGGGAAACCAGAATCCAATTCACTTATTTTGATCAAGGACCTTGTCATTGATACAAGTAAACATTCCGTGAAGCTCAAAGATAATGACATTTCGCTTACACCACTGGAGTTTTCCATTCTAGTGCTGCTTGCCAGCCATCCTGGACAAGTATTTAGCTCCGAGAAAATTTACGAAACCGTATGGAAGGAACCTTACGGGTATTCGGATAATACAGTGATGGTTCATATTCGTAACCTGCGTGAGAAATTGGAAATGAATCCACGGGAACCTCAGTATATTAAAACGGTATGGGGAGTGGGCTATAAAATTGATTAA
- a CDS encoding HAMP domain-containing sensor histidine kinase, with translation MLISLLISFVGSVGVNNMLIIAAAKISERFNWPSLLYIFPYVLTPIFIVIFTLIFLFSTRKIVRDLITLEQGLQFISEGNLDYRVPVNRQDELGRVASNINHMTEQLQLQIFKERELEKSKMDMITGISHDLRTPLTSIIGYIELLRTESFQDKAEYDRFIQNTYNKATHLKKLLDDLFEYTRLTSIDTQLDLKKVDLCQLLDQLLFEFEPLAQENKVRIEKKLGDAPIMVSLDSDKIARAIDNLLMNALKYSFKPGTIHVRMSVRHNHVTIEVENKGMPLTIEQKNRLFDRFYKVDYSRNSEGIQSGSGLGLSIARNIAELHQGTLTLEHTRNVFIFQLSLPSNIQ, from the coding sequence ATGTTGATCAGTTTATTGATTTCGTTTGTTGGCTCTGTGGGTGTAAATAATATGTTGATCATAGCTGCCGCAAAAATTAGTGAAAGATTTAATTGGCCTTCGCTTCTCTACATTTTCCCTTATGTTCTAACACCAATCTTCATCGTAATTTTCACTTTAATTTTTTTGTTTTCCACACGAAAAATTGTGAGAGATCTCATTACATTAGAGCAAGGGCTTCAATTCATTTCGGAGGGCAATCTGGACTACCGTGTACCCGTCAATCGACAAGATGAACTTGGACGCGTCGCTTCTAACATCAATCACATGACTGAACAATTGCAGCTGCAGATCTTCAAAGAGCGTGAGTTAGAGAAATCCAAGATGGACATGATTACGGGTATCTCACATGACCTGCGCACACCACTTACCAGCATAATCGGGTATATTGAGCTTCTTAGAACAGAATCCTTTCAAGACAAAGCAGAGTATGACCGCTTCATTCAGAACACCTATAACAAAGCAACGCATTTGAAGAAGTTACTCGATGATTTATTTGAATACACACGTCTAACCTCAATAGATACCCAATTGGATTTGAAAAAGGTTGATCTATGTCAGCTATTGGATCAATTGTTGTTTGAATTCGAGCCTCTAGCTCAGGAGAATAAGGTTCGTATTGAGAAAAAACTGGGTGATGCTCCGATTATGGTCTCCCTGGATAGTGATAAGATTGCACGAGCCATCGACAATCTTCTCATGAATGCACTGAAGTATTCCTTTAAACCGGGTACGATTCATGTTCGAATGAGTGTGCGGCATAATCACGTTACCATTGAAGTAGAGAATAAAGGCATGCCCCTAACGATAGAACAAAAGAACAGACTGTTTGATCGCTTTTATAAGGTGGATTATTCGAGGAATAGCGAAGGTATTCAATCAGGATCTGGTCTGGGTCTTTCTATTGCGAGAAACATTGCGGAGTTACATCAGGGGACTCTAACACTAGAACATACGCGTAACGTATTTATATTCCAACTAAGCTTGCCTTCTAACATCCAGTGA
- a CDS encoding methyltransferase domain-containing protein, producing MKTPEPFLFLQGFLRNPKRVGSVLPSSKFLAHKIVQSVRWDEVRTIAELGPGTGAVTRLMRAHLPNSATVFLFERDPKMRSNLKRTYPEFMFHSNASYLLKRINQEHVQQLDSIICGLPFFNFSREMRQNILSQIHTALRPGGTLVLYQYSLHMRKQLAELFEMEKIQFVPFNFPPVFVYVCRKRQDEGHTL from the coding sequence ATGAAAACACCCGAACCCTTTCTTTTCCTGCAAGGATTTCTGAGGAATCCCAAACGAGTAGGCAGTGTCCTGCCCAGTTCCAAATTTCTAGCCCATAAAATCGTCCAGTCTGTACGATGGGATGAGGTTAGAACCATTGCTGAGCTGGGGCCAGGAACAGGTGCTGTCACACGTCTCATGAGAGCACATTTACCGAACTCGGCAACCGTGTTTTTATTTGAAAGAGACCCCAAAATGAGAAGTAATCTGAAGAGAACATATCCTGAATTCATGTTCCATTCGAATGCATCCTATCTGTTGAAAAGAATCAATCAAGAACATGTGCAACAGTTGGATAGTATCATTTGCGGACTGCCCTTTTTTAATTTTTCCAGAGAAATGAGACAAAACATCCTGTCACAGATCCATACAGCGCTCCGACCTGGAGGCACATTAGTCTTGTACCAGTACTCACTTCATATGAGGAAACAATTAGCTGAGTTATTTGAGATGGAGAAAATTCAATTTGTGCCTTTCAACTTTCCTCCTGTTTTTGTGTATGTTTGTCGTAAAAGACAAGATGAAGGGCACACTCTATAA
- a CDS encoding SDR family oxidoreductase, translating to MRKTVLITGVSGGIGKELADRFAKGGHHIVLVARSEGKIQDLAQEYRKKYGIQATVIAKDVAAPGVPQEIYHELKEKGIVVDYLVNNAGFGLFGTFMETDMEQEVNMIDVNIKALTVMTKLFLPDMIQRRQGGVMNVASLVGFFPGPMMSVYYATKAYVLSFTEALENEVNGTGVTVTALCPGLTSTGFVDRSGMGVSKMLQGPIMEAGQVAEEGYRGFLRGKTLIMPGVRNRFIAFMPRLLPRKMMTRMIRSSQDKTGH from the coding sequence ATGAGAAAGACAGTTCTAATCACAGGGGTCTCGGGTGGGATTGGTAAAGAGTTAGCAGATCGGTTTGCCAAAGGTGGACATCATATTGTGCTGGTAGCACGAAGTGAGGGTAAAATACAGGATCTAGCTCAGGAGTATCGGAAAAAGTATGGCATTCAGGCGACGGTTATTGCCAAAGATGTAGCGGCACCGGGGGTACCACAGGAGATTTATCATGAGCTGAAGGAAAAGGGCATTGTTGTTGACTATCTTGTCAACAATGCAGGTTTCGGTCTGTTCGGGACGTTTATGGAAACGGATATGGAACAAGAAGTTAATATGATTGACGTGAATATCAAGGCTTTAACCGTCATGACCAAGCTATTCTTGCCGGATATGATCCAACGTAGGCAAGGCGGAGTGATGAATGTGGCTTCATTGGTAGGTTTTTTCCCTGGACCGATGATGTCGGTATATTATGCGACGAAAGCGTATGTGCTATCGTTCACTGAAGCTTTGGAAAATGAAGTAAACGGTACTGGTGTTACGGTGACAGCACTGTGTCCAGGTCTGACATCTACCGGGTTTGTGGATCGTTCGGGTATGGGTGTCTCGAAGATGTTGCAGGGCCCGATCATGGAAGCAGGACAGGTAGCGGAAGAAGGATATCGAGGCTTCTTACGTGGCAAGACGTTAATTATGCCTGGTGTTCGAAACCGATTCATCGCGTTTATGCCGCGGTTGTTGCCGCGTAAGATGATGACTCGCATGATTAGATCCTCCCAGGACAAGACAGGACATTAA
- a CDS encoding TetR/AcrR family transcriptional regulator, producing MARSKEFEESVVLDKAMRLFWEQGYEKTSMTELVNHMGIHRKSLYDTFGDKHTLYLKTVDLYDHQMSSALATGVEHSQTATKALQFIFSSLIHGEESPASGCFIVNSTVELAARDDDMNNRSIEMFANTEKLIKDIMVWGQQEGEFTTEYNAEVLAEYLHNVSIGLRGMAKTSMTKEKLLRIAMLSMDLIRR from the coding sequence ATGGCGAGAAGCAAAGAGTTCGAAGAGTCTGTTGTACTGGATAAAGCGATGAGACTTTTTTGGGAACAAGGCTATGAGAAGACGTCTATGACAGAGCTGGTCAATCATATGGGAATTCATCGTAAAAGCTTGTATGACACATTTGGCGATAAACATACCTTGTACCTGAAGACAGTAGATCTATATGATCACCAGATGAGCTCCGCCCTTGCAACAGGTGTAGAGCATTCTCAAACGGCAACGAAAGCACTTCAGTTTATATTTTCTTCTTTGATTCATGGAGAAGAATCTCCAGCATCAGGCTGCTTCATTGTTAATTCAACGGTCGAATTGGCGGCACGTGATGACGATATGAACAATCGATCGATAGAGATGTTTGCCAATACGGAGAAACTAATCAAGGACATTATGGTGTGGGGACAGCAGGAAGGTGAATTCACAACCGAGTACAACGCCGAGGTATTGGCGGAATATCTGCATAACGTAAGCATTGGGTTAAGGGGAATGGCCAAGACTTCGATGACCAAAGAAAAACTTCTTCGTATAGCGATGCTATCCATGGATCTCATACGGAGGTAG
- a CDS encoding NADP-dependent oxidoreductase, with protein MRAAQIQKYSKKIQVEINNIEIPQIHSREVLVKVKAAGVNPLDILNMNGSVRMIADYTLPLTLGNELSGVIEAVGDDVWNFKVGDKVYTRLPLNKIGAFAEYATVHEDALSIMPGNLSFIEAAAVPLTALTAYQALHDVLRAEPNKKLFIPGGTGGFGAMAIPIAKSMGLTVITSGSERGRARSLSIGADQFINYKTERYADILSDIDYVIDTLGADEIKAELSILKPQGKLVSLKAGPNYRFAVDSQFPLWKRALFGLVGARLDSMARKTQAEYRFLFVHSSGIQLQEITALVEKEDIKPSIDSTYTFDDIEKALIKVSTGHSQGKVIVTF; from the coding sequence ATGAGAGCAGCTCAAATACAGAAATACTCCAAAAAAATCCAAGTGGAAATCAATAATATTGAGATACCTCAGATTCATAGCCGTGAGGTCCTTGTCAAAGTAAAAGCTGCGGGTGTAAATCCACTGGATATCTTGAATATGAATGGCAGTGTTCGGATGATTGCCGACTATACGTTACCTTTAACTTTAGGGAATGAATTATCGGGTGTCATTGAAGCCGTTGGTGATGATGTTTGGAATTTTAAAGTAGGTGATAAGGTTTATACCAGGTTGCCTCTGAATAAAATTGGTGCTTTTGCTGAATATGCAACTGTACATGAGGATGCCTTATCCATTATGCCTGGAAATCTATCTTTTATCGAAGCTGCGGCGGTACCCCTTACTGCCCTGACCGCGTATCAAGCATTGCATGATGTACTCCGAGCTGAACCGAATAAAAAGCTGTTTATTCCTGGCGGAACGGGTGGATTCGGGGCAATGGCCATCCCGATTGCCAAGTCTATGGGATTAACGGTTATTACAAGTGGCAGTGAGAGGGGCAGAGCGCGTAGTTTATCCATTGGAGCAGATCAATTCATTAATTATAAGACTGAGCGTTATGCTGACATTCTGTCTGATATCGATTATGTAATTGACACTTTGGGCGCGGATGAGATCAAAGCTGAACTGAGCATTTTGAAACCACAGGGGAAATTAGTCTCTTTGAAGGCAGGACCCAATTATCGCTTTGCAGTGGACAGTCAATTCCCGTTGTGGAAAAGAGCATTGTTTGGTCTCGTAGGTGCACGCTTGGATTCCATGGCACGTAAGACTCAAGCTGAATACCGTTTTTTATTTGTACATTCCAGTGGGATTCAGTTGCAAGAAATCACAGCTCTTGTAGAAAAAGAAGACATTAAGCCTTCGATCGATTCTACGTATACGTTTGATGACATTGAAAAGGCATTGATCAAAGTATCAACGGGTCACTCGCAGGGCAAAGTCATTGTTACCTTTTAA
- a CDS encoding alkene reductase, translating into MEKIWSKTKIGNMELPHRLAMAPMTRSRAQEDGTPGELAALYYAQRATMGLLITEGTQPSDDGKGYLWSPGIYTDKHIDGWKKVTDAVHEAGGYVYIQLMHAGRMSHPDNTPHHRQPVAPSAIAPGVEMFTATGMQDIPVPRELGQEDIKTTIADFRKAVAAAIEAGADGVEIHGANGYLINQFLGENSNTRTDEYGGSIENRARFAMEVTKAIVEEIGPERTGFRISPGTPLGGIQDGEQGPELYRYLVKELAQLDLAYLHVMHLGDENLLQDIRSIWQNPLLVNRAGRKLDDLSVDLDGGLADLVPVGVWSLANPDLVERLQQGAPLNEADPTTFFGLGSKGYTDYPTME; encoded by the coding sequence TTGGAAAAGATATGGAGTAAAACAAAGATTGGCAACATGGAATTGCCTCATCGACTAGCGATGGCACCTATGACACGCAGTCGAGCACAAGAAGATGGTACACCTGGAGAGTTGGCGGCACTTTATTATGCTCAGCGTGCAACGATGGGACTTCTGATTACGGAAGGAACACAACCTTCCGACGATGGAAAGGGTTACTTATGGTCACCGGGCATTTATACCGACAAGCATATTGATGGATGGAAAAAGGTAACGGATGCGGTGCATGAAGCTGGCGGATATGTTTACATCCAATTAATGCATGCTGGTCGCATGTCACATCCGGACAATACCCCGCATCATCGCCAACCGGTTGCTCCATCTGCAATCGCACCGGGTGTAGAAATGTTTACGGCTACAGGGATGCAGGATATCCCCGTTCCCCGGGAATTGGGTCAGGAGGATATTAAAACGACCATCGCCGATTTCCGAAAAGCAGTAGCCGCAGCGATCGAAGCAGGGGCAGATGGCGTTGAAATTCATGGAGCCAACGGATACTTGATCAATCAATTTTTAGGAGAAAATTCGAATACACGCACAGATGAGTATGGCGGATCTATAGAAAATCGTGCTCGCTTTGCGATGGAAGTAACCAAAGCCATCGTGGAGGAAATAGGGCCAGAACGAACAGGCTTCCGTATCTCACCAGGGACACCGCTGGGTGGAATTCAAGATGGCGAACAAGGCCCTGAACTCTATCGCTATCTTGTAAAAGAATTGGCTCAATTGGATTTGGCTTACCTTCATGTTATGCATCTTGGAGATGAGAACCTACTTCAAGACATTCGTTCGATCTGGCAAAATCCATTGTTGGTCAATCGGGCTGGAAGAAAGTTGGATGATCTTAGTGTAGATCTAGATGGTGGTCTCGCTGATCTGGTACCGGTTGGTGTATGGTCCTTAGCCAATCCAGATTTGGTGGAACGACTTCAACAAGGTGCGCCACTGAACGAAGCAGATCCGACAACATTCTTTGGATTGGGAAGTAAGGGCTACACGGATTACCCTACGATGGAATAA
- a CDS encoding SMI1/KNR4 family protein has protein sequence MNNGKEKTHLREFMAWAGEKGWDITSKSGSQSHLNSSITSRYKGLPDEYLEFLNVVEKCVAPDEKTWFICEAEFNNSTETAFQWNEFEMLSLEAAEGDSIWQSEITAWWDHHLPIVMSVEDGYSFYAIDLTTDSGAIVRGCEPEFEEVEKVSDSFGEFLAWMMLNSD, from the coding sequence ATGAATAATGGAAAAGAAAAAACTCACCTTAGGGAATTTATGGCTTGGGCCGGGGAAAAGGGCTGGGACATAACGAGTAAATCCGGTTCGCAGTCACATTTAAACAGCAGCATTACTTCAAGATATAAAGGACTTCCTGATGAATATTTAGAATTTCTAAATGTAGTTGAAAAATGCGTTGCACCGGATGAGAAAACCTGGTTTATTTGTGAGGCTGAGTTCAACAATAGCACGGAGACCGCATTCCAATGGAATGAATTTGAAATGCTTAGTTTGGAGGCAGCAGAGGGTGATTCTATTTGGCAGTCAGAGATAACGGCCTGGTGGGATCATCACTTGCCGATCGTAATGTCTGTGGAAGATGGATATTCCTTCTATGCCATTGACTTAACAACCGACAGTGGAGCTATTGTCCGTGGATGTGAGCCTGAATTTGAAGAGGTTGAAAAGGTATCCGATTCGTTTGGAGAATTTCTGGCATGGATGATGTTGAATTCAGATTAG